A single window of Mycolicibacterium aurum DNA harbors:
- a CDS encoding aminoglycoside phosphotransferase family protein produces the protein MTEGHRDVARAVQLHLEQWDLRIDGPTRETAGSLVVPVLTSGGAAAVLKIGRDGHGSEHEHLVLRRWGGDGAVRLLRADPPQHAVLVERAHSHSLASVSDTEACAIVSGLYRRLHVSPMPQLRSVSSYVTQWADTLGELPRGAAIPHRLVEQVAALSRDLTTDAASDVVLHGNLHYGTVLAADRSPWLAISPHPMNGDPHYELAPMLWHRWDDLDGTVRSGIRDGVRRRFYTLVDAAGLDEDRARAWTLIRVVHAWTRELADGRADATALTSYATIAKAVQD, from the coding sequence ATGACCGAAGGTCATCGCGACGTCGCACGCGCCGTGCAGCTCCACCTCGAGCAGTGGGACCTTCGCATCGACGGACCGACCCGGGAGACCGCCGGGTCACTGGTGGTACCCGTGCTCACCTCCGGGGGCGCCGCGGCGGTTCTCAAGATCGGTCGCGACGGCCACGGCTCCGAACACGAACATCTCGTGCTGCGGCGCTGGGGTGGCGACGGGGCGGTGCGGTTGCTGCGCGCCGACCCGCCACAGCACGCCGTGCTCGTGGAGCGGGCACATTCACACAGCCTGGCGAGCGTGTCCGACACCGAGGCGTGTGCGATCGTGAGCGGGCTCTACCGCCGCCTGCACGTCTCGCCGATGCCTCAGTTACGTTCCGTCAGTTCGTATGTGACGCAGTGGGCGGACACGCTCGGGGAGCTGCCCCGGGGCGCGGCGATTCCTCACCGGCTCGTGGAACAGGTGGCGGCGCTCAGCCGCGACCTGACGACCGACGCAGCCTCCGACGTCGTGCTGCACGGCAACCTCCATTACGGCACTGTGCTCGCCGCCGATCGCAGTCCCTGGCTGGCGATCTCTCCGCACCCGATGAACGGGGATCCGCACTACGAGTTGGCGCCGATGTTGTGGCACCGCTGGGACGACCTCGACGGGACTGTCCGCAGTGGCATCCGAGATGGCGTCCGCCGCCGCTTCTACACGCTCGTCGACGCCGCCGGCCTCGACGAGGACCGTGCGCGGGCCTGGACGCTGATCCGGGTGGTGCACGCGTGGACCCGCGAACTGGCCGATGGACGTGCCGACGCGACGGCGTTGACCAGCTACGCAACCATCGCCAAGGCTGTGCAGGACTGA
- a CDS encoding LLM class flavin-dependent oxidoreductase has product MRFGNFMAPFHPVGQNPTLALERDLDLIVAMDRLGFQEAWVGEHHSAGFEIIASPEVFLGVAAERTKHIKLGTGVSSLPYHNPLMLADRMVLLDHLTRGRVMLGCGPGQLTSDAHMLGIPADEQRPRMEQSLDAIMRLLRGETVTMRTDGFTLQDARLQLKPYSDPCFDVAVAASFSPTGPRGAGRHGIGMLSIAATAKQGMDLLAQHWNTWEEVALENGHIADRSKWRLVGPMHLADTREQAERDVEYGIAEFSRYFAHILPAGPVQGDTAAEIIANNRESGFAVIGTPADAIAKIEELVEASNGGFGAFLLFDHDWADPAAKLHSYELFAQYVIPHFTGQLTGPVASRDWVTGSGRSFVDQAAHAIGKAIEDHAAEQQAKQTPAAN; this is encoded by the coding sequence ATGCGCTTCGGAAACTTCATGGCCCCGTTTCATCCCGTCGGACAGAACCCCACCCTGGCCCTGGAGCGGGACCTCGACCTGATCGTGGCGATGGACCGACTCGGTTTCCAGGAGGCGTGGGTCGGCGAGCACCACTCGGCGGGTTTCGAGATCATCGCGTCCCCCGAGGTTTTCCTCGGTGTCGCAGCCGAACGCACCAAGCACATCAAGCTCGGCACGGGCGTCAGCTCGTTGCCGTACCACAACCCGTTGATGCTGGCCGATCGCATGGTTCTGCTCGACCACCTGACCAGAGGCCGCGTGATGCTCGGCTGCGGTCCGGGTCAGCTCACCTCGGACGCTCACATGCTCGGGATCCCCGCCGACGAACAACGGCCGCGCATGGAGCAGAGCCTCGACGCGATCATGCGCCTGCTCCGGGGAGAGACCGTCACGATGCGCACGGACGGCTTCACCCTGCAGGACGCACGACTTCAGCTGAAGCCGTACAGCGACCCGTGCTTCGACGTCGCGGTCGCGGCGTCGTTCTCGCCCACCGGGCCGCGGGGTGCCGGCCGGCACGGCATCGGCATGCTGTCGATTGCCGCCACCGCCAAGCAGGGGATGGATCTGCTGGCCCAGCACTGGAACACCTGGGAAGAAGTCGCCCTGGAGAACGGCCACATCGCGGACCGGTCGAAGTGGCGGCTGGTGGGTCCGATGCACCTCGCCGACACGCGCGAACAGGCGGAGCGCGACGTCGAGTACGGGATTGCGGAGTTCTCGCGGTACTTCGCCCACATCCTGCCCGCCGGTCCGGTACAGGGCGACACGGCGGCGGAGATCATCGCCAACAACCGCGAGTCCGGGTTCGCCGTGATCGGCACCCCAGCCGACGCGATCGCCAAGATCGAGGAGTTGGTCGAGGCGAGCAACGGTGGCTTCGGCGCGTTCCTGTTGTTCGACCACGACTGGGCCGACCCGGCGGCGAAGCTGCACAGCTACGAGCTGTTCGCGCAGTACGTGATACCCCACTTCACCGGCCAGCTCACCGGTCCGGTCGCCTCGCGGGACTGGGTCACCGGCAGCGGTCGCTCGTTCGTCGACCAGGCGGCCCACGCGATCGGCAAGGCCATCGAAGACCATGCCGCCGAACAGCAGGCAAAGCAGACACCGGCTGCGAATTAG
- a CDS encoding APC family permease, giving the protein MSSDTIDTAGTQTKLARKITGPLLFLFILGDVLGAGIYALMGELSAQVGGVLWAPLAVALLLALLTAGSYAELVTKYPRAGGAAVFAERAFGKPIVSFLVGFSMLAAGVTSAAGLALAFGGDYLATFIDVPAVLAAVVFLLLVACLNARGISESLKSNVVMTVIELSGLVLVIAVVALMVGGGNGDVGRAGEFPDATSPGLAILGGAILAYYSFVGFETSANVIEEVKDPSRVYPRALFGALITAGLVYVLVGLASAIALPSEELSQSTGPLLDVVKASGAGVPEWLFSLIALVAVANGALLTMIMSSRLAFGMAEQGLLPSALARVLPNRRTPWVAIVATTVVAMLLTLIGDLSTLAETVVLLLLVVFLSANVSVLVLRRDRVAHDHFRVWTFVPVLGIGSCVLLLTQQSATVWLLAAALLAAGVALYFVARKFAGRPEQDATETARPDRP; this is encoded by the coding sequence ATGTCTTCGGACACGATCGACACGGCCGGGACGCAGACAAAGCTGGCGCGCAAGATCACCGGCCCGTTGCTGTTCCTGTTCATTCTCGGCGACGTACTCGGCGCCGGCATCTACGCGCTGATGGGGGAGCTGTCCGCGCAGGTCGGTGGGGTGCTGTGGGCTCCGCTGGCGGTGGCACTGCTGCTGGCGCTACTTACCGCCGGGTCCTACGCCGAACTCGTGACCAAGTATCCGCGCGCCGGCGGCGCGGCGGTGTTCGCCGAGCGGGCCTTCGGGAAACCGATCGTCTCGTTCCTGGTGGGATTCAGCATGCTCGCTGCCGGTGTGACGAGCGCAGCCGGTCTGGCGCTCGCGTTCGGCGGCGACTACCTCGCGACGTTCATCGACGTCCCCGCGGTCCTCGCGGCGGTGGTGTTCCTCCTTCTGGTGGCGTGCCTGAACGCCCGCGGGATCAGCGAATCGCTCAAGAGCAATGTCGTGATGACGGTCATCGAACTCTCGGGTCTGGTTCTCGTCATCGCCGTCGTGGCGCTGATGGTCGGCGGCGGGAACGGTGACGTCGGGCGCGCCGGCGAGTTCCCCGACGCAACCTCGCCGGGACTGGCCATCCTCGGTGGCGCGATTCTCGCGTACTACTCCTTCGTCGGTTTCGAGACGTCGGCCAATGTCATCGAGGAGGTCAAGGATCCGAGCCGGGTGTATCCGCGGGCGCTGTTCGGTGCGCTGATCACCGCGGGACTGGTGTACGTCCTGGTCGGTCTGGCAAGCGCGATCGCGCTTCCGTCCGAGGAGCTTTCGCAGTCCACCGGCCCGCTCCTGGATGTCGTGAAAGCCTCAGGCGCAGGAGTTCCGGAGTGGCTGTTCAGCCTGATCGCGCTGGTGGCCGTCGCGAACGGCGCCCTGCTGACGATGATCATGTCCAGCCGCCTGGCCTTCGGGATGGCCGAACAAGGGCTGCTGCCAAGTGCTCTCGCGCGGGTGCTGCCCAACCGCCGCACCCCCTGGGTCGCGATCGTCGCCACGACGGTGGTCGCGATGCTGCTCACGCTGATCGGAGATCTGTCGACTCTCGCCGAGACCGTGGTGCTGCTTCTACTGGTCGTGTTCCTCTCGGCCAACGTCTCGGTACTGGTCCTGCGGCGCGACCGTGTCGCCCACGATCACTTCCGCGTCTGGACCTTCGTGCCGGTTCTCGGCATCGGATCATGTGTGCTGCTGCTGACGCAGCAGAGCGCGACGGTGTGGCTGCTGGCTGCGGCGCTGCTCGCGGCGGGCGTCGCGCTGTACTTCGTGGCGAGAAAATTCGCCGGCCGACCGGAGCAGGACGCGACCGAGACTGCGAGGCCCGACCGGCCCTAG